In the genome of Ensifer sp. WSM1721, the window GTCGAACTGGTGCGGGATGGGACGATCGGCGAAGTGCGGATCATCCGCTCGAGTTTCGGCTTCGACATGGGCGTTTATCGCCCGGAGCACCGCCTCTTTGCCAATGATCTCGCCGGCGGCGGCATTCTCGATGTCGGCGGTTACCCCGTCTCGATGGTGTGCATGCTCGCCGGTGCTGCCGAGAAAAAGCCTTTCCTTGAGCCGCTGACGGTGTCTGGCGCTGCTCGGCTGGGACCGTCCGGCGTCGACGAGTGGGCGTCGGCGGTCCTCAAATTCCCCAACGACATCATCGCGGAGGTGTCCTGCTCGATCATGGCTGAGCAGGACAACGTGCTGCGCATCATCGGTTCCAAAGGCCGAATCGAGGTGAAGGACTTCTGGTTCGCCTCCGGCAAACAGGGCGGGATGGGCAGCATCGAGATCATCAAGGGCGACGGTCAGCAGGCGGTAGAGGTGGAGGAAAAACGCCATCTCTATTCGTTCGAGGTCGATGCGGTGGGCGAGGCGATCCGTGCCGGCCGCACCGAGTTCACCTTCCCCGGCATGAATGCCGAAGAGACCTGCGCCAATCTGCGTGTTCTCGATCTCTGGCGCGCGTCCGTCGGTCTTGAATTCGCAATCGAGACGGCCGCCAGGCGGACCGTCAACATCGCGGGCGCGGCGGTCGTCGCCGGGAAGAACGTACCCAAACGGCAGGTTCCCGGCCTGGCGAAGCCAGCGTCCACGGTTGCGCTCGGCTTCGAGTTCTTCCCCAATTTCGCCTCCGCCTCGCTGACGCTCGATGCGTTCTACGAGGCAGGCGGAAACCTGTTCGATACCGCCTTCATCTACGAGCGCGGCAAGGCCGAGAGCATCTTCGGCGACTGGCATACGAGCCGCAAGCTCAACCGCGAAGACATCGTCCTGATCGGCAAGGGCGCGCATTCGCCGCTCTGCTATCCGGATGTGATCGCCAAACAATTGGATCAGTCGCTCGAGCGAATGAAGACGGATTATGTCGATGTCTATTTCATGCACCGCGACAATCCGGACGTCCCCGTCGGCGAATTCGTCGACGCCATGGACGCCGAGGTCCGGCGCGGGCGCATCCGGGGCATTTTCGGCGGATCCAACTGGACACGCGAACGCATGGACGAGGCGATCGTCTATGCGGAGAAAAACGGCAAGGCGGCACCGGCCGCTCTTTCCAACAACTTCTCGCTGGCGCAAATGCTCGATCCCATCTGGCCCGGCTGCGTCGCGGCGTCGGACGATCGCTGGAAAGATTGGCTGATGACGCGCCAGATACCGAACTTCGCCTGGTCGAGCCAAGGGAGAGGCTTTTTCACCGAAAGGGCGGGGCGCGACAAGCATGACGATGAAGAGCTCGTCCGCGTCTGGTATTCCGAGCCCAATTTCCAACGCCGAGACCGCGCAATCGAACTCGCCAGGAGGCGCGGCTGCAGCCCGATCCATATCGCGCTCGCCTATGTCATCGCCCAGCCATTCCCGGTGATCCCGCTTATCGGCCCGCGCACCGTGGCGGAACTGGAAGACAGCCTCTCTGCCATTCAGGTTACGCTTACACCGGAAGAGGTGCGTTGGCTGGAAGGCTGATCCTTAACCTGCGCGGCCAAGCTCTCATGGAAACGGCGCACTTCAAGTCGCCGTTTCTGTTCACAGCCGACCGCCGCCGGTCAAGCCGCAAGCCAGTCGACCGGAAAACTACTATTTACGAAGAGCTTTGCGTTACTGCATGTTTCTTAAATCGTAGCCAATTAAGGACAAAAACGTCCAGTAATTCAAAGTGCTATAGCGTCCTTTGTGCGTCTGAAAAGACGCGCGGCACTGTAGGAAACCGCGGTACTCAGTGCCAATCTCCACATATCGAGTACCCTTGCAACAGGTTCCTCGAGCATCTTGCAAGCGGATAGCAAGCGGCGCTATTCCGAATAGAGGGTGCGGCACCCGTGGGCGGCATTATTTGAAGGGAACGCCTTCCTACCACTTGAAATTTGTTGAACCGACGTCTGTTTGAGCACAAAATTAGCCAGCAAGTCCAAAAGGCTACAGCGTCCTTTGCGCGTCATATTCCAAGTGCGGCGCTGTAGAGGAAAGGTGAAGCCAATGAAGAGGCTAGCAATCGTTGCCTTGTCGCTGGCGACGGCGCTCACGAGCGTTGGGCCGGCCATGGCGTTTCCCCCCGTTGTCCCACTGAAGGTCGAGGTACCGCAGGCGCAGCCGGTCAGCCACCGCAACGGTGACGACGATTGGGCCTGGGCGCTCGGCGGGCTCGCCGCCGGCACGATCATCGGGGGGCTGCTGACGCAGCCGAGGTATTACGGCCCGAGGTATTATGGCCCGAGCTACTACGATGAGGGCTACTACTACGGCCCGACCTATTACCGGCCGCGTTACTATGCGCCAGCCTACTACGCGCCACGTTACTACTACGCGCCGCGCTACTATGCGCCGAGTTATTACCGCCAGACCTATTATGGCGGCAATGCGCATGCGCGCTGGTGCTATGCCCGCTACCGGTCGTACAGGGCTTACGACAACACGTTCCAGCCCTATTACGGTCCGCGGCGGCCGTGCGTCTCGCCCTACTATTGATGGCGTCGCGCAACTACAGCGCTGCGCGTCTTATCAGGCGCGCAAAGGTCGCTGTAGCACTTTGAATTGCTGCATGTTTGCATCCTTAAATCGGGTAGGATTTAAGGAAACGTACAGTAGCCATTCATCGCGCCTTGGGCACTATGACGCGCAGGCCAGCGAGGAGATTGACTGGTATCTACAGCGCCGTGCGTCCGATTGGACGCGCGGCGCCGTGAGCGACAAGACTATCGCCCCTTCGATTGCCGCATCGCTTCGACGCCGCCGGAAACCATGCCGGCGTCCGCTTACGACGGGTGGCTGAACCGCGCCACCCGCGCATCCTTCGTCAGGTTGCGGAAATTGCTGCCGCTCATATGTACGAGCGTCCTATGGTCGCCGCCCTCGAAATAGATGTCGCTGGCCCTGTCGAGGCTTTCGTCGAGAATGACCGGTACGCCATAGGCTGATCCGATCGGCGGGACCGCGCCAATCTCGCAATCGTTGAAAAGTTCGCTGACCTCCTCCTCCGAGGCGAGGCCGAGACGCCGGTTCATGACGTCCTGCAGTGTCGAGAGTTCGACACGGTGCGTGGCCGGTACGACGGCTAACACATAGCCCATCTCGTGGTGCACGACCACGGATTTGGCAAGCCTGTTGCCTGGGACGTGAGCGGCCTCGGCTGTCTGGCTGGTGGTTGCCGTGCGGTGGTGGGCGACGGTGTCGTAGGCCACACCCTCGCTGTCGATGTAATCCTGAAGTTTCTTGGCGATCGTCATCGTGGCGCCCTTCTGCTGAGTAGCGACGCGGAAGACAAATATTCTCCTCTGATCGCCTGCGGAGTCAACGATGAATGGACCGCCCGAGGCGGGAGGCAAGGCGACTCCGCAGGCGGCGTTCGGCGCGATTCAGGAGCGATTCGAGGAAAAGTGTGTAACGATTTTCCGCCCGAAATTACGCGATTTTGCCTGTCTCACCGCGAGTTGAATTGTACATCTCCGCCGAAATCGAACACCGCTCGGACGCTGAAGATGTGGGCGGTCTCCTCGTCGGCGCTCCGTGCGAGTGTGTAAGCTGCGGTGAGTTTCCATGTCGCCCCTTCGGATTGTTTCTCCCCGTCGGGCTCATAGATGACTTCGAAGTCGGCCAGGTGCTCACTTGTGTCCGGCCTTCCGCTGATAAGGTTTAGCTGCCGGGTGTAAGTCGCGACGTAGGTCAGCGGCTCCGTTTCAAGCGCAGCGGAGCCCGTGAGGACCAGCGCATCGTCCGGACGGCCGTCGAAATGCCGAAGATAGGCCGCTTCGCCGAGCAGCCTGAGCGTCGCCCCGTCAAATTCCCGGCGGGCGGTCGCGGCGGCCAGATAGGCAAGCTCGTCGCCGCCCCTTGGCCGTTCGTCCTCGTCCTCGCCAGTTGCCTTCCCGGCCTTCTGATATCGTAAGCCCAGCCTGTAGCCAAAATCACCGTCCATATAGCAATCGCTCGGCTCCGCTCCGCTGCAGCCATCCAGTACAAGCGAGAGCGAGGAGAGGCCATCGGTGTTGCCGGCGCCGCCGTCCGACAGTTTCGTCCTGCCCCGGCTCGTGAACAGGGAATCGCTGAGGGTGCTGCGGTCCGTTGTAAACGCCGTTGCGGAAAGAGCCTGGTCCATCCCGAGACCGTCGAAATTGAGCACGATCTCGGAGCCAAGGCGCTCATCCGCATCGAAATCCGAGACCAGTTCCGTGGCGTTGATACCGGGCGCCACCTCACTGGCGAGGCTGAAGATAGTGTCGAACTTTCCAGCCCTGAGAGTGACCGCGTCGGTTTCGACGACGGCGTAGAGTTCGGCCAGGTAGGTACCGATGCTCTCGAAATTCGCGTTCTCGCCGGATTCGGGCTCTATGACGGGCTCGGTGATGATGGACGTGACGAAGCGCAGATAATCCGTCGGCGCGAAAAACAGATCGACGGTGAATGTCGGTTCCAAAACGTCGGACGTGAGACGGGAAGGCTCGGCGGCAAATGTCCAGTCGTTCTGCAGTTCTGCAGAAATCTCATACCTCGCGCAGGGCGCGGCGCAGCCTTCGACAAGTGCCGGTACTGTGTCCCCGGCCATTGCGGCAGGAGAGATTGCCGCGGGAGAGAGGATCAGCAACACCATGCTGATGCGGGCGAAGGCGAAAAGACGCAAGCAGACCCCCGTCAGCACGCCGCACCGACTGCTTGCCAGGGATCGGACTTCCTGTGTTGGAGGTCCTGGGAATCGGGACCGGAGTTCCTTTCGCCTCCTTCCGAAGAAATTGAACTCTGCATGGCCGCTGCTCCCCGTAACGCCGGCGGCAGACCATAGCGCAGGATGTAACCTCTACCAATGGCGCGAGTGGGTGATCCGACGGGCCGTTTCCAATCTGCACGCGCGAAACGACCCCGTGGACGCGCAACGACGAAGGCTGTTGGGCATCCACCCAACAGGGCACCGGCAAGTCGCGCATCTGACATCCGTACGATCGACCGTCCAGGTCCTTGAGCCGGCGGGCCTTTTTTCGCGTCACGCCTGCCGGATTTCCGGAAGGCGTCAGCCGCCGCATCCTCTGGTGGCGGCAAGCGGGCGGTCGGGGCGCGCTCGCGACGCGATCACCTCGGAGGACATGCCATGGCCATCTTGCCCAATTTTGGTGCGGCGACCTTCATTCCCGGAGCGCCGATCGACAATCCCTACTTACCCCTGATCCCCGGTCACGTCCTGAGCTATAAGGGCGATGAGACCGATCCGGACACTGGCGAGGTCACGACGGAGCGCAACGACCTCTTCACCACCTCTGCGACATTCGAGGTGCGCGGAATCACCACCACTGTGATCCGCGACACGGTCTACGAGGACGACGTGATCCTTGAGGACACCTTCGACTGGTATGCGCAGGACACCGAAGGCAACGTCTGGTATTTCGGCGAGATCGTCGTCAATTATGAGTACGACGACAACGGTAATTTCATTGGCATCAATCATGACGGCCAATGGTCGGCAGACGACCCAGGCAATCAGCCGGGTTGGGCGATGAAGGCGAGTCCCGAGTTCGGCCCGGCCTATTATCTCGAATATGCGCCGGGCATTGCCGAGGACGAAAGCATCATCGCCGAGACCGGGCTCCGCGTCGAAACGCCCTTCGGAGAATTCGACGACGTCATCAAGATCATCGACAGTTCGGCACTCTCCACCGGCATCGAGTTCAAGTATTACGCTCCCGGTATCGGCGAAATCACCGAACTTGCCGTGGCACCGGACGGGAGCACGGCGTCGCAGGTCGACCTCTACCGGCGCGGCGTGGTCGGTCAGGTGGATCCCGACGACACGGATGATGTAACGCCTCTTTTGGCGAAGCTTCAGGAAGGCAAGACAATAGAGGATCTCGCCGAGATACGTGACCTCGAGGCCGCAGATTTCGCGGGGGCCGGAGCGACGAAGCAGGTGACGGTGCTCGGTGGGTCCACCGACAGCGCTAACGCACTGGGCGCCTATTTCGTCGATACGGCGAGCGGAGCCATCAGCGAGGCAAGAATACTCGTGGCGGATCTCTCGGATGCGTCGAGCGGTACCTCGGTGCCCGTCGATGTGCCGGCGGGGCAGGCCTTATGCTTGTTCCTTGTGCGCGCTACGGACGAGATCGGCGTCGATCTGGAGCAGTTCACCGATGGTGGCTTGCGTCTCACCAATCTCCTCACGGGCGCGCCGGCCAGCGCGAACGACCTCTTTGCGCCGACGATCATGGACGATGCCGGCAATATCCTGCCGATCCAGCCCTTGAGCGCGCTTGGGGCCGACGACGGTACCAATCTATTGAACCCCGCCGGCAGCATGCAGGCGATCGGTCTTTCCTCGAAAGTCGCGGGAGCGGGTGGGATCGAGATCATCGGCTTCGAAGACCGGCTGAACACCAGCCCCAATTATGATGGCGATTTCAATGATGCGATTGTTGCCGTCAGCGATACGCCAATCGCGCCCGAAACGCTCAGCCAGCTCGTTCGCGAAGCCGGAGCCGCAAAGCCCGGAGAGACCGATGATGATCAGCCGGACAGCGACAGCCCAGACGGATTCCCAGTCAACCTTCCAGGCGATGACGAGGCTGAGCATCGGGATAGGGATCAGAGCGGAGACTGGTTTGCCGGCGATACTTTCCATTTCGCCGACGCCGCATTCCATCCCGAGCGGTTCGGCGATTCCAGCCGTAGCGATTTGACCGCGGATTGGGCGGCGCCCTGCGCATGCGCCAACGATGATCACCTCGCCGATATCGATTTTCTCCCAGGGGGAAGCGTCGAGGTTGGCATGGGCTCCGCCTCGCCGGGCGGCGATGGCTTCTTCCTGGCCTGAGCCGCCCGCTCAGCGCCCGTCTGTTGCGAAGCCCGACAGGCGGGCGCAAAATGGTTGGACTGTTGCAGCGCAGTGCGACGAGTTCGGGAGGCGAGCCATGGATTGGACCAGGGGGCGTGGCCGGCAGATCCTGATCGCCGGCGCAGTGGGAACCTTCGCACTGTTGCTCGGTCTTGAAGTGGTGAAAGAGGAAGAAGAGTGGACCGTCGCGGAATTGCTGACGGAGGCAGTGACGATCGCACTTCTCGTTGGCTGTTCGGCCTGCGTCGCGCTCTTATCCTCGCGCCTTCGTGAGCAGGAGGCCGGTAATCTCGATCTGCGCGACAAGATCGCACGCATCAGGGAAAGCAACGCCCAGTGGCGCGCCGACCTGGCGGACCATTTTCAGGAGCTCGGCGCAGCAATCCAGCGCCAATTCGCGGCCTGGGGCTGCACGCAAGCGGAGCAGGAGGTCGGATTGCTGCTGCTCAAGGGCTTCAGCCACAAGGAGATCGCGCGAATCCGGGGAGCAAGCGAAGCGACAATTCGCCAGCAGGCAGCCTCGGTTTACCACAAGGCCGAGCTTTCCGGCCGCGCTGCGCTCTCTGCCTATTTCCTTGAGGAGCTGCTGCTGCCGCCGACACCTCAGCCGCCCGCGCGCGGCGACGGGTTGGCTCGTCCGGAACCCCCGGAACCCGGCCGCTTCACGTCCGATTGATCTCGATCCGCAGCCTCTTCCGGCCGCGTAAAAGTCGGTGTGCAACTACCATACGAAGGGAACGAGCCGGTAGCGGACCCGTTCCGCATAGGTGTCATAACCGGCGAGGCCGGTGCGCAGCGCCTTCTCCTCGATGCCTATGCGGATGGCGAGCAATCCCGCCAGCCCGAATGCGGCGATAAGGCCCCACCAGGAGCCGAGAAGCAGCGACGTGCCGGCAACGAAGAGAAGGCTGCCGGCATAGAAGGGGTGGCGGACGTAGCGGTAGGGTCCGGTGGTGACAACCCTTTGCGCACGCTCCATTTGCACCTTGACCACCGGCGATGCGAAGCTGTTTTCGCGCAACGTCCGATAGCTGAATCCGATAGAGAGGATGACGAGCAGCGCCCCCACGGCCTGCACCCACTCCGGCACCGACGACCACTTGAACCGCACCGCGTCGAGCGCCATCAACACATAGGCGCCGAAGAGGAACAGCAGGATCACGGAAAGAAGCACCTTGTCGGCCAAAGGCTGGCCCTTCTGGATGGGCGGCGACAGTCTTTCTTTCAGGAGCGCCGGATCGTGCCGGGCAAGCAACAGCCCGGTGACCAGCGAAAGCGCAAGCATGATGGCGAGGTAGGTCCACGCGGCCGGCCAGGCAAGGGTCCCGGCGGAGAGGAAGAGGACGGCTCCGATGAACCCGAACCAGGCGACGGTCTGCACGATCAGTCGGACGAGCATAGCAAGCTCCTTGCCTACTGCATGTGTCCTTAAATCGTACCCGATTTAAGGACAAAAACATGCAGTAATTCAAAGAGCGTCCTTTGTGCGTCTGAAAAGACGCACGGCGCTGTAGCCTCGATCTCGAGGGCACCGCGGCGAGTGGGCGCGTCGACCTCTGAGATAGTGCCCAGGCCTCGGATCGCAACTCCGGTCGAACCTCACAGTCTTGTGCTCGGGACGCGCCTTAAAACCGCACGGCCCGATTCCCATATCGATTCGGGTGCCAATCGTCTCCGCAGGAGGAGGGCTCGCGATGTATCGTTACATGATGAAGGAGTTGATGGTCATCATCGCCGGGCTGACGGTCTGCGCGGTGCTGTTCCTGGCCGTCCTCTCTCAAGCACCGGCCGCATCTCTCTAGATCACGATGATTTTAGGTCGGATCGACCTAAAATCATAAACGTGATCGACTCTGATAAGTTAGCGCGGGATACGGGCGGAAAACCGCGCACACTTTTCCTCATCCCGCGCTAAAAGACGGCCGAAGGTCAAACCCTGCCGAGAATTTCGATGGTTCGCGGATCGCGAACCCCGTCGAAATAGAGGTCGAGCGCTCTGGCAAAAGCGCCGACGGTCGGCGCGGCAGCCTCGAACAGCGTCATGGACGAGCGGAATTTGAGATCGTCCGGCCGGCCGAAAATCTCGAGCGCGCTTCTTCCGCTGACTGCATTGACCGCCTCCGTGCATTCGAGGATCCGGCGGCCGAGAAGCGGATGGCCGAGATAGGCGCGCGCCTCGTCGAGGCCGGATAGCGCGTAATATTGCGCCGTCGGCGAATGGCCGAGACCCGCAATCTGCGGAAAGATGAACCACATCCAATGCGTCCGCTTGGCGCCGGCGCGCAGTTCGGCGAGCGCGGTCGCATAGGTGCTTTCCTGCGCCTGGACGAAGCGCTCGAGATCGAAGGCCTCGCTCGTCATCGGTTTTCCCCGACCGCCTGGCGGAAACCCCTTCGGCTTCCCGCTCACATGTCACCAGCGCTGATGAACATGAACCTTGATGAGGCGCTCGTAAAGCGCGGCGATCGCGCCCATGGTGGCGTCGTCGATCGGCGCCAGCGCGCTGGCGGCGGCGTTGGATTGCGCCTGGGCGGCATTGCGGGCGCCGGGGATGACGACGGAAACGGCGCCCTGCTCGAGGATCCACCGGAGCGCGAATTGCGCCATCGGCACATCAGCGGGCACGAGCGCGCGCAACTGTTCGACCGCCTCGAGCGCCACGTCGAACGGCACGCCGGCGAAGGTCTCGCCGACGTCGAAGGCTTCGCCATGGCGGTTGAAGTTGCGGTGGTCGTCTGCAGCAAAGACGGTGTCCTTGCTGATCCTGCCCGTAAGTAGGCCGGAGGCGAGCGGCACGCGCACGATGACGCCGACATTCTTCTTTTTCGCTTCGGCGAAGAAGAGGTCGTGCGGCCGCTGGCGGAAGATGTTGTAGATGATCTGGACCGTGGCCACACCAGGATATTCGATCGTTTTCAGGGCTTCTTCGACCTTCTCGACGGAGACGCCGTAGTGGCGGATCTTGCCCTTGGTCACCAGGCGGTCGAGCGCCCCGAAGACCTCGGGCCGGTAGTAGACCTCCGTCGGTGGGCAGTGGAGTTGCACGAGATCGAGCGTTTCGACGCCGAGGTTTGCGAGGCTGCGGTCGATGAAGGCCTCGATATTGGCGGCCGTGTAGCCGTCCGCCACGTGCGGATTGAGCCGGCGCCCGGCCTTGGTGGCGACGAATGGTTTGTCTCCGCCACGTTCCTTCAGCACCGCGGCGATGATTTTTTCGGACCGTCCGTCGCCGTAGACATCCGCCGTGTCGATGAAGGTGACGCCGCTGTCGAGTGCGGCGTGGAGCGCGCGCCTGCCGTCTTCCTCGCTGACATCGCCCCAGGACCCGCCGATCTGCCAGGCGCCGAAGCCGATCTCCGAAATCGTTGCGCCCGTCCGGCCCAAAACCCTCGTCTTCATCTCAAATCTCCTTCGCACGCCGTGCCGGTGTCGCTTGTCGTCTCGAGCATTTGTATGACGATTGTCACGCTTATGAAAAGCGGGGGCTCAGTTCTCCATCGATACGATCGCCTTTCCGCGACTGAGATCCGCGACGAGGACAAGCGTCTCATCTGCCACGTCCTTTCGCAGGTCGATCGTCAGCACCGCACCGATATCGGTGAAGCTCTCGCCAGCAATCATGACGCCGCGAGCCGTGAGCCGCGCCTTGATCAGCGCGAGATCAGCGAAGTCGCAGGCAATTGTCGCGCGCAGCATCTCGACGAGTTCGACCTTCTCCGCCGCCTTGAGGCAGAGTGCGGCGGTGCCGCCATAGGCGCGGACCAGCCCGCCGCTGCCAAGCAGGATGCCGCCGAACCAGCGAGAGACGACGACCGCGATGCGGTCGAGGGACTGGCCGTCGATCGCCGCGAGGATAGGCTTCCCCGCCGTACCGCTCGGCTCGCCGTCGTCGCTAAAGCGGTAGTTCTGGCCGATGCACCAGGCCCAACAATTGTGATTGGCGGAAGGATCGGAATGCGCGGCAAAGAATGCCTTTGCCGACCGCTCGTCCTCGATCGGAGCGGCGACTGCCGTAAACCGGCTTTTCTTGACTTCCTGTGTCGCGGTTTCGATGCTTTTGAGGGTGAACATCCGCTTCTTCCGTTTGGAGCGGTCATAGCGGAATGGGGAAGGGTGCGCCAGCGGTGTGCGGGCTTTCCGAGGCCGCCCCTCATCCCGCTGCCGCGACCTTCTCCCCGCGGGGCGGGGGAGAAGGGACAAGCCGCGACCGCTCGGTCCCCTCTCCCCGCCTGCGGAGAAAGGCTACAGCGCCGTGCGTCTTTTCAGACGCACAAAGGACGGTGTAGCACTTTGAATTGCTGCATGTTTTTGTCCTTAAATCGGGTACGATTTAAGGAAACATGCAGTAGGGGAAGGGCAAGCCTGACCGTGATTTCAGCCTATCGCCATCAGGCTGGCATTGCCGCCGGCCGCCGCCGTGTTGATGGAGGTGGAGACCTCTTCCACGAGCCAGTTGAGGCAATAGGCGTTCGGATTGCGGGCGATCTCCTCGCCCGATGCGGCCTGGACGAGCATTAGCGGACCGGGGAGCGCGGCGATTGTCTTGTTGACCTCGCGGATGCGTTCGTCATCTCCCTCCACCAGGGCGCCGGAAAAGGGGCCGTCGGCCGCCCAGTCCTTCGACCAGGAGACGCGGAGCGCAATGCTCTGCGGCAGGCCCTTCAGCGAAGCCTGGAGGCCGGAGGCCGCGTCTACAACGACGCTGTTGCCGGTCGCGAGCGCTGCCGCGAGCTGGTGATAGAGCCCGCTTTCGGTCGCCGGCACGAGGAGGATGCGGCCGCGCGGATGAAGCGCATAGAGGTTGCGCTCGCCGACGGGGCCGGGAAGCTCCAAATCGAGACCGAGCGCCGAGTTGCTGCCGGCGTTGCGGGCGGCTTCCGCTTCCGCCCGCGCGCCTTTGCCGTCGAGCCACTTTGCGAAGTCGAGGAGCGTGGGATCGGTATGCACTGAGCTGTGCTGCGGCGGCACGGGTGCGGTCATCACCAGGCGGCCGAGATAGAGCGGGCCGCCCGCCTTGGGGCCCGTGCCGGAAAGACCGCGGCCGCCGAAAGGCTGCACGCCGACGACCGCACCGATGATGTTGCGGTTGACGT includes:
- a CDS encoding DUF1810 domain-containing protein yields the protein MTSEAFDLERFVQAQESTYATALAELRAGAKRTHWMWFIFPQIAGLGHSPTAQYYALSGLDEARAYLGHPLLGRRILECTEAVNAVSGRSALEIFGRPDDLKFRSSMTLFEAAAPTVGAFARALDLYFDGVRDPRTIEILGRV
- a CDS encoding aldo/keto reductase; the protein is MNSVQRIRWGIIGPGTIARTFAEGIAHSATGCLVAVATRNPDKPGLGEGFPGARIVKGYDALLADADIDAVYIATPHTGHAEWAIKAVHAGKHVLVEKPLALSAFDARSIFHEATKAGVFAGEAYMYRFHPQTARLVELVRDGTIGEVRIIRSSFGFDMGVYRPEHRLFANDLAGGGILDVGGYPVSMVCMLAGAAEKKPFLEPLTVSGAARLGPSGVDEWASAVLKFPNDIIAEVSCSIMAEQDNVLRIIGSKGRIEVKDFWFASGKQGGMGSIEIIKGDGQQAVEVEEKRHLYSFEVDAVGEAIRAGRTEFTFPGMNAEETCANLRVLDLWRASVGLEFAIETAARRTVNIAGAAVVAGKNVPKRQVPGLAKPASTVALGFEFFPNFASASLTLDAFYEAGGNLFDTAFIYERGKAESIFGDWHTSRKLNREDIVLIGKGAHSPLCYPDVIAKQLDQSLERMKTDYVDVYFMHRDNPDVPVGEFVDAMDAEVRRGRIRGIFGGSNWTRERMDEAIVYAEKNGKAAPAALSNNFSLAQMLDPIWPGCVAASDDRWKDWLMTRQIPNFAWSSQGRGFFTERAGRDKHDDEELVRVWYSEPNFQRRDRAIELARRRGCSPIHIALAYVIAQPFPVIPLIGPRTVAELEDSLSAIQVTLTPEEVRWLEG
- a CDS encoding helix-turn-helix transcriptional regulator; its protein translation is MDWTRGRGRQILIAGAVGTFALLLGLEVVKEEEEWTVAELLTEAVTIALLVGCSACVALLSSRLREQEAGNLDLRDKIARIRESNAQWRADLADHFQELGAAIQRQFAAWGCTQAEQEVGLLLLKGFSHKEIARIRGASEATIRQQAASVYHKAELSGRAALSAYFLEELLLPPTPQPPARGDGLARPEPPEPGRFTSD
- a CDS encoding isoprenylcysteine carboxylmethyltransferase family protein produces the protein MLVRLIVQTVAWFGFIGAVLFLSAGTLAWPAAWTYLAIMLALSLVTGLLLARHDPALLKERLSPPIQKGQPLADKVLLSVILLFLFGAYVLMALDAVRFKWSSVPEWVQAVGALLVILSIGFSYRTLRENSFASPVVKVQMERAQRVVTTGPYRYVRHPFYAGSLLFVAGTSLLLGSWWGLIAAFGLAGLLAIRIGIEEKALRTGLAGYDTYAERVRYRLVPFVW
- a CDS encoding aldo/keto reductase; this encodes MKTRVLGRTGATISEIGFGAWQIGGSWGDVSEEDGRRALHAALDSGVTFIDTADVYGDGRSEKIIAAVLKERGGDKPFVATKAGRRLNPHVADGYTAANIEAFIDRSLANLGVETLDLVQLHCPPTEVYYRPEVFGALDRLVTKGKIRHYGVSVEKVEEALKTIEYPGVATVQIIYNIFRQRPHDLFFAEAKKKNVGVIVRVPLASGLLTGRISKDTVFAADDHRNFNRHGEAFDVGETFAGVPFDVALEAVEQLRALVPADVPMAQFALRWILEQGAVSVVIPGARNAAQAQSNAAASALAPIDDATMGAIAALYERLIKVHVHQRW
- a CDS encoding YigZ family protein; the protein is MFTLKSIETATQEVKKSRFTAVAAPIEDERSAKAFFAAHSDPSANHNCWAWCIGQNYRFSDDGEPSGTAGKPILAAIDGQSLDRIAVVVSRWFGGILLGSGGLVRAYGGTAALCLKAAEKVELVEMLRATIACDFADLALIKARLTARGVMIAGESFTDIGAVLTIDLRKDVADETLVLVADLSRGKAIVSMEN
- a CDS encoding BA14K family protein; translated protein: MKRLAIVALSLATALTSVGPAMAFPPVVPLKVEVPQAQPVSHRNGDDDWAWALGGLAAGTIIGGLLTQPRYYGPRYYGPSYYDEGYYYGPTYYRPRYYAPAYYAPRYYYAPRYYAPSYYRQTYYGGNAHARWCYARYRSYRAYDNTFQPYYGPRRPCVSPYY
- a CDS encoding aminoacyl-tRNA deacylase, which produces MTIAKKLQDYIDSEGVAYDTVAHHRTATTSQTAEAAHVPGNRLAKSVVVHHEMGYVLAVVPATHRVELSTLQDVMNRRLGLASEEEVSELFNDCEIGAVPPIGSAYGVPVILDESLDRASDIYFEGGDHRTLVHMSGSNFRNLTKDARVARFSHPS